The following proteins are co-located in the Malus sylvestris chromosome 13, drMalSylv7.2, whole genome shotgun sequence genome:
- the LOC126596788 gene encoding uncharacterized protein LOC126596788, producing MGSEAFTGDGFKTWKKGRERFKMLVGPVGSVHNKAREAATNLMNQATHIEMVVSKHSDQARKSYRTCLNASIKCTKFLLRQGFPFRGHDESATSSNRGNYLELLQFLADNNDKVREVVMENAPGNLKLLAPSIHKEIVNSCTLETLDAIMDGLKDIFFSILVDEACDVSVKEQMAMVLRYVDDNGHVIERFVGIQHVTNTTSSSLKDAINTLFSRNGLSISKLRGQGYDGASNMRVELRATPFVTETDSPARKEDTTRVGSCEKSTKPASRETAEIYVLLKLDLLEVMDACANKAVKEMAKIMAVEAYSSTEEIKRLDYELVALKGMDEPQLVVLVCLRKMSS from the exons ATGGGTAGTGAAGCTTTCACTGGAGATGGATTTAAAACttggaagaaagggagagaaagatttaaGATGCTTGTTGGACCGGTTGGGAGTGTTCATAATAAGGCTAGAGAAGCTgctacaaatttgatgaatcaagCTACACATATTGAAATGGTAGTGAGCAAACACTCCGACCAAGCTCGTAAGTCTTATCGCACATGCTTGAATGCATCAATCAAGTGCACTAAGTTTTTATTGCGACAAGGTTTTCCTTTTCGTGGCCATGATGAAAGTGCCACTTCAAGCAATAGGGGAAATTACTTGGAGCTATTGCAATTCCTTGCagataataatgataaagttaGAGAAGTTGTGATGGAAAATGCTCCGGGGAATCTCAAATTACTAGCTCCTAGCATTCATaaagaaattgtgaattcatGTACCCTTGAAACACTTGATGCTATCATGGATGGTCTAAAAGATATATTCTTTTCAATATTGGTGGATGAAGCATGTGATGTGTCAGTGAAAGAGCAAATGGCTATGGTGTTGCGTTATGTGGATGACAACGGGCATGTAATTGAAAGATTTGTGGGTATCCAACATGTTACCAACACTACTTCAAGTTCACTAAAGGATGCTATTAACACATTATTTTCTCGCAACGGTTTGAGCATTTCCAAGCTACGAGGACAAGGTTATGATGGTGCTAGCAATATGAGAG tggagCTAAGGGCCACTCCATTTGTTActgagactgattcgcctgctAGGAAGGAAGATACTACTCGCgtgggcagctgtgagaaatccactaagcctgcttctaGGGAAACTGCTGAGAtctatgtgcttttaaaattagATCTGCTTGAAGTCAtggacgcttgtgccaa CAAGGCTGTTAAAGAGATGGCGAAGATTATGGCAGTTGAAGCTTATTCCTCAACCGaggagatcaagaggttggattatgagcttgttgctttgaagggAATGGATGAGCCACAACTCGTCGTGTTAGTTTGCTTGAGAAAAATGAGCAGTTGA